DNA from Flavobacteriales bacterium:
GTGCTCCTCGGCGCAGGCATCGCCGCAGTGGTAGCAGGTGACCTTCGTCAGCGTTTCGCGTTCCACGCTGCAAAGAGCGGGCATCCGAAGGCCTTAGGCCCTGACGGATGTCAGGCTCGCGTGCGCGGTGCGGGACGTCTATCCTGCCGGGTCGCCGTGGCAGGCTTGGGACGTGCGTCGTTGCCGTTGCAAGAGGCGGTAGGATGACCAGGAAGCCCCTTGCGACCGGACTGCATGCGCATGCAGCCTGCTCCCGAATGCCTGGACGGGCTGTGAGGCGGGGCGGCGCGCATCATCGCTCGTTTCGCGCATGCCGTCCGCCGCACGCTCACATCGGGTTGCGGAAAGCCAGCACCGCGAAGGCCACCAGCAGGGTGTAGAGGCCGATCACGAGTGCATTGGGCGGGGTTCGACGGATGAAGGACATCATGGCAAGAGGGCTTTACACTCGGAAGACGGCGGCGTGATGGGGCAGGTTGCTCCCGTGCGCAGGGCATTTGGCTTTGTTGTGAAACCGTGCAGCCATCGGTCGATGCCGCATCGGCAACGGCATGCGCGCGTCAAGGCCGTTCATGCCCCGCACCGCAGGGTAAGGGCCGGCTGATAGCTTTGCCTTCCATAACACCAGCAGCGCATGGCACGCACCGGAATCACCCTCCTGTTCATCGGAGCCTCGGCCCTTTTGGGCACCGCTTGCGTCTCCAAGAAGAAGTACCTCGCCATCAAGGGCAGCAACGAGACGCTCCACAACAAGCTTGATGAGTGCAACCGCGCGCTCGACGGCTGCCGCGGCCAAGCGGCGGTACTGGAGGCGAGATTGGCCGAAGTGGAGAACAAGAACCAGCACCTGAAGGACCAGGTGGCCCAGCTCAATGGCACCAACGCGGCGCTGCTGAACAGCGTCAACCAGATGGCCACCCTCTCGCAGAAAGAAGCCGCCAACCTGGAGCGCTCGCTCGAGCAGATCCGCGAGCAGGACCTGCGGATCCGCACCCTGCAGGAGGCGCTCACCAAGAAGGACTCCGTGACGCTGGCGCTGGTGGTGAGCCTCAAGAGTTCGCTCGGCAACCTCAACGACACGGACGTGGTGGTGAACGTGGAGAAGAGCGTGGTCTTCATCTCCCTCAGCGACAAGATGCTCTTCCGCAGCGGAAGCACGGAGCTCTCCCCCCGCGCCCGCGAGGTGCTCGCCAAGGTGGCCACGGTGCTCAACGACAAGCCGGAGATGGAGGTGCTCGTGGAGGGCCATACGGACAACGTGCCCATCAGCCGTGATTGCTTCCGTGACAACTGGGACCTCAGCGCTTCACGCGCGGTCACCATCACCCGCGTGCTCCAGCGCGACTACAATGTGGATCCGGCCCGTATCACCGCGGCAGGTCGCAGCGAGTATGTCCCGCTCGCTGCCAACGATACCGCTGAAGGCCGGTCGGCCAACCGCCGCATCCGCATCGTCATCCTGCCGAAGCTCGATCAGTTCTATGGCATGATCGAGGATGGCTTGAAGAAGGCGAGCCTGGAGTAGGGGCGGATTGCGCAACGCATCGAAGGGCTCCGCACAGGGGCCCTTCGTGCTTCGCCGGGGCGCGCGCACCTTTGCAACCATGCCGGCATTCGTCACCGTAGCCGAGTTCTCCTGGGCCACCGACCTGGCGGTGGCCAAGAGCCGGCTTGAGGATGAGGGGTTCGACTGCCGCCTGCAGGACGAGCACACCGTTCAGGTGCACAACCTCTATGCGCAGGCGGTGGGCGGCATCAAGCTGCAGGTGCCGCCGCACCAGGCGGAGGCGGCCCGGGCGCGACTGCTGGAGTGGGGCTTCATCAGGCCCGGGGCACCGGAGGGCGACGCCTTCTGGCAGGCCTTCGACCGCCGCACGCGCGTATGGCCGGTCATCGGGCGCATCGAGCTGCCGATGGCCCGGCTGCTGGCGCTCGTGGCCCTTGTGCTGACGCTGCTGCTGGGCGCGATCGCTTGGGCCACGCGCGCGTCCGTTGCAGAGCGCTTGGTATCGGCCGGCTGGTGCATCGATGAGGTGATGCACGAGGGGTTGGCGCTGCAGCCGGCCTCTACCAATGCATGGCTGCAATGGGGGTCGTGCCGCGAGGCCCTGCGGTTCGAGCCCAACGGCACCGTGCTGCTGCCCGGCTTCGACGGGCCGCAGCTGGAGGCTGAATGGCACATCGAGGGCGGCCGGCTATGGCTCGTGGCGGACAGCCTGAATCCGGTGTATGTCGAGCCCTTCTCGGTGGAGGTGGACGGGCGGCAGCTCTTCCTGGTGTCCCGGGGTGCGCGGATCCGTTGCTCGCGGATGGGAATCACAGGGTGAGCGCTCTGCATGGGCCGAGGTGCCCCCGTTGCGGATCGCCGGAGGCGAGCCGCAACGGTCATTCACGACGGGCCTTGGCATTTGGCATCGTGCTCCTCGGATTCCCGCTCCTTTCGCCGAGACGCCGGCGGCACTGCTTTCCTTGCGGCCGCGATTTCATCGACCGACAGGGAAGCGCGGCCGCCAAGCCCGACTGATCGCCGGCCGGTTACCTTGCACCGGCCATGCCCATGCTGCGCCTGCTCGGCCTGCTCTGGTGCGCCGCCGGGGTGGCGGCAGCAGCCCAGCCCATCCGCCGCGGGCCTTACCTGCAGGCGCCTTCGCACAATGCCGTCACCATCCTGTGGCGCACCGCCATGGCCGGCACCACGCGCCTCTGGCTGGGGCCGCATCCCGACTCACTGACGCTTCATACCGGCCAGGGCAGCATCGTGAGCAACGAGCACCGCGTGCGCTTGACCGGTTTGCAACCCGCCACCACCTACTACTATGCGGTCGGCAACCATCAGGGCATGCTTGCCGGTGGTGATGCCGCCCATCGGTTCCGCACCTTCCCGCCCGCGGGCAGCACGGATACGGTTCGCGTGTGGGCGCTGGGGGATTTCGGCAAGGGCAACCCGCAGCAAGTGGCCGTAAAGCAGGCATTCGAGGCCCATCCGGACGCACGCCGCACCGATGCCTGGATATGGCTCGGCGACAACGTCTACAACGAAGGATTGCTGAGCGAGTACGATGAGAAGGTCTTCGCGCTGGAAGGCTTCAGCGACATCTTCTCCTGGCTGCCTTTCTTCCCTGCCCCCGGCAACCATGACTACGTGGAGGTCTGGCGACGCAGCGCGCTGCTGGGCATTCCCTATTCCAACATCCCGCTCGATGACCACGAGGGGCCCTACTACGACCTCTTCGAGATGCCGGGGCAGGGGGAGTGCGGCGGCTTCCCTTCAGGCCATGAGCTCTTCTATTCATTCGACCTCGGCGATGCCCATTTCATCTCGCTCAACTCCGAGGTCTACGACCTCCTGGGGACCTCCGACGGCATAGATGCCATGGTGGAATGGCTGCAGCAGGACCTTGCCGCCAATTCTCGGCGGTTCACCATCGCCTACCTCCATCAGCCGCCTTATTCAAAGGGCTCGCATGATTCGGACAATTGGGCGGAGCGCGTGATGATCGCCATGCGCGAGCGCGTGATCCCGGTGCTGGAGGCTTTCGACGTGGACCTCGTGCTCGGCGGCCACAGCCATGTGTACGAGCGCAGCCACCTCATCCATGGCCACTATGGGCCATCGTCCACCTTCGACCCGGGCGCCATGCTGCGCGATGGATCAGGAGGGCATCCCCTGTCACCATACGTGAAGGATACCCTGGCCGGAACACCCGATGGCACCGTTTACGTGGTGTGCGGAAACGGCGGTGCCAGCGAAGGCGGATCGCCGCTCGATCATCCCGTTATGGCTGCTGCCGATGGCGGCTCCGGGGTCTGCGGATCCTTCCTCATCGAGTTGGTCGGCGACCGGCTCACCGGGACCTACCTCAAGGGCGATGGCTCCGTGGGCGACCGGTTCGCGCTGCGCAAAGGTCAGCCTGCGGTGGCCATGGGCGAAGCGGGCCCGAAGGGGGTGGTGGGCGCTTATCCGAATCCCGCCAAGGATGTCCTGCACGTCACTTATACAGGTGCGGGACCACCGGTGCAGTACCGACTACTGGATGAGACGGGACGCACGGTGCGGAGCGGCAGGGTCACGGCTCCGCGCATCACCATTGACATCCTCGACCTGGCCCCCGGCGCCTATGAACTGATGGTGGAGGAATCCACCCATCGCGAAGTGCGGCGGATCGTGGTGGAGCGATGAGGCGGGGGAGGAGTTCGTTCCGCTGAACGAGGCCATGTCCATTGCGCCGTCCCACTTCGATGCCGTCCGTGCGAGTTCACGGCTCCGCCTCGATCAGATGGAATCGGTAGGTCCATTGATGCCGGGGAGCCTTGGGTGCCAGGCGGTTCATGGGCCCGATCGGCTCCACCAGCCAAGGCACCGGCGCCCGCCACCGCCAGAGCCACTCCCCGCCGAAATGATAGACATCGTGGTCTTCGGTGCGCGACCAGAGCGCGAGCAAGCGGTTCTCGAAGAGGATCCGTTCCGCAGCTTCAAGGTCGAGACCGGCCTTGTGCAGGGTGAGCCTTGCGTAATGCCCGCGCCTCACCACCGTGCTCGCATCCACCACTGTGAAGGAGGACCGGAGTTGGTGAAGGGTGGTGTCCCATTCCGCCTGCACGGTGCGCAGGTCGAGTTCATCGGTGATGGATTCGGTTGACGTGAATATCGTCATCATGATGATCGTAAAGTAGTCATTCTCGCCGAAGGCCGATTCGGTGCTGTTTCGTGGTTTCACCATCGGGCTGTGGAAAGCCAGGCAGCGCTTCGGCCACCTTCCGCCATGCGTTGGCGGATCGCACTCCGGGGGGCGGCTTCGAAGGACCATGATCATGCCGAGGGACCGATGAGGCTTAGGGTCCGGTGCAGGATCCGGCGGCATGCCCTGGAAGCCTTCAGGCCCTGCATCGGCAAATCGGATCCGAGTGCGCAGGCATGATACCGTAGAATGGGCCTTGGGACATGGGAAGGCCAGGGCAGCGGACCTTGGACTTGCTCCTTGTGCCTACCTTCACTTCGTGCGCACAGCCGATCGATCGGGACTTCGTTTCGCCTTTGCCGTCGCTTTGGCCTTCGCCATGGCATGCGTACAGGCCCAGCACGCTGATTGTTCCGTCTTCGGTGCGGTCATGGATGCCGTCACGCGCGAACCCTTGCGCGGGAGCACCGTGGAGGCGCTCGACCTGAAGTGGGGCCGCCGGTTGGAGGCTGCCGCCGGAGACAGCGGCCGCTATGCGCTGGATCTCGGTCGCAACGGGGAATGGGAGGTCACCTACGCGGCGCCGGGCTATGCATCCAAGCGCCTGCGGATACTGCTGGTCGGCATCCCGCCGGAGGACTGGGCCGGTGGCTTCGGGATGCATGTGGACATGACGATGCTGCCCGAAGCGGCGGGCGTCGATTACGCGCTCTTCGATGAGCCCTTCGGCATCGCGCGCTACAACGCCGATTCCGCGCGCCTCGAATGGGATATGGCGCATACCGAGCGGATGCGCGAACGGCAGCGGCAGCGGCTGGAAGCGATAATGCCTACCGCTCGATGACCCTGAATTCGACGCGGCGGTTGATGGCGCGGTTGGCTTCGCCATCGTTGGGAGCCAGCGGCCGGCTCTCGCCGTAGCCCTTCCAGCTCAGCCGCTCCTTCTCCACCTTCTTCTTGAGCAGGTAGTCGACCACGGCCTTGGCGCGGGCATCGCTCAGCTTCAGGTTGTAGTCGTCGCTGCCCTGGTCGTCCGTGTGCCCTTCGATCTCTACGCGCAGGAAGGGGAAGTCGGTCATCAGGTCCACCAGCTTGTCCAGCTCCTTCTCGTAGCCGGGCAGGAGCTCGGCCCTGTCGAAGGCGAACTGCACGTTGTCAAGTCGCACGCGCGTGCCCACGGCCGGCTCCACTTGGTGGATGTCGACCTGCGTGCTGCTGACGTGGTCGGGCACCACGGGGCGCGGCGGGGGCGGCACGCTGGGCTTGGGCTTCGGGGTAAGCGCGGTGCCTGGCGGGGCAACACGCACGCTCACGTCATCGATGAAGTAGTAGCCGCCGCGCTCACCATTGGGCTGTCGCTCGTGCAGCGTGGCCTCGTCGCCGTAGAAGTTGCCGATGAGCACGAAGCGCTCGGCACCCGTGGCCTCGAATACGCCGCGCACCTTATGCCAGCCGCCCTTCACCAGCTTCTCCTCGTTCACCTGCGGGGTCATGTACAGCGGAAGGCAGTCCCTCGTGCTCACCGGGGCATCGGCCAGGAGGATGCCGATGTTGTTGCTGGCCTCGTTGCTCTTCACGGCGCGCAGGGCCCAGCACTCGGCGATGTAGCGCACGCCGGCCTGCAGCGGCTCCTTCAGCTCGGCCTGCACGTACTCGTGCCAATAGGTAGGCGTGTTGCCCTTGCCGTAGATCTTCACGCCCACCATGCCGGTGCCGGCATGCGGCCCCTGCTTCCCTTCGCTGTGCTTGCGCGGATGGGCCCAGCACTCGGGGTCGAGGGTGGTGCTGAAATGGTCGGGCGTGGTCTGCGTGGGGGAGCTCCAGCCCACCACGTTGGCGGCGAACTTCGACGGGTCGGTGGTCCACACGCAGCTGGTGCGCACCACTTCTTCGAATCCGGGATTGGGCACCAGGTTGGGCATGGTGTCATGCGCCACCGTGCGCTCGAAGAGGTTCTGGGCATGCAACGGAGCGGCGGCGAGTGCCAGCGCCGCCAAAGAGCTGGAACGGAGCATGCTTCAAAGCTATCCTGGGCAGAGGGGGAGAGGGGCATCGGCCTTCCCGGTTAATGAACGGTGCTGTGTGGACGGGGCATCCAGTGGGCGGCTGTCACGTCTCTGGAGTGTCCGGTCATCATCTCCTACCTTCATTCCATGCCTGTACAACGCCTGCGATTCGCCGCACTGCTCGTTACCATCAGTGCGGTCGCCCCGGCGTCTGCGCTGACCGTGGTCCTCCTCAACCTGGCGCATGAGACCTGCGGGGGAGGCAACGGGTCGATCGAGGTTTACGCCATCGGGGGCACACCTCCCTATGCCTACGAATGGAGCAATGGCGCCACTACTGCGGTGGCCACCGGCCTCAGTTCTGGCACATACACCGTCACGGTCACGGATGCGTCCATGGAGCAGGCCACGGGGAATTGGACCATCGGCAATGCGACTGCACTAAGCATACAGAGTGCGGCGCAGGACGGCCACGGCAATTGCCCAGGGCAGTGCTGGGGCCAGGTGCGCATCATCGAAGCCGGCATCAACGGCACCCCGCCCTACACCTATGAGCCGATCGGCGGCTTCTACGGCGGCATCGACGCTTACGGCCATCCGTTCTTCTACTTCCCCAACGCCTGCTCCGGCGGTTCAGAGGTGCAGATCCAGGTGACCGATGCCAACGGCTGCATGGGTGTGGGCACAGCAATCGTGGTCGAGCCCCAGGTCGGTGAGGGGCCCATGGTCGTGCAATCCGTCCAGCCTGTCTGCGCGGGAAGTGCGGTCGGCACGGCAACCATCACCAATATCTACAATGGCATCAGCTGGTGGACAGCGCCGAATCTGATCCTGCACAACGCACAGGGCGAGGTGGTGCAGATCGACTACTACGCCGGGAATACCTCCGTTTTCGGAGGTCTGCTGCCCGGGCATTACTACGTATCGCGCGACTGGAACCCCGATGTCCAGTATACGGCCTACCTCTGCAACAATCTGGATACGGTGGGCTTCGACATCGTCGACCTCGGCCCGGACTGCGGCGCGGTGCAGGGCCGCTTGTTCCTGGACCACGACCAGGACTGCGCCATCGACACCGGCGAGCCGGGAGTGCCCTACCGCGTGCTGGAGATCCTGCCCGGCCCCCTTTATACGATCACCGACGCCCAAGGCCTTTACCAGAGGGCCCTGCCCAATGGCAACTACACCTTGGGGGTGAGCGGGACCGATCTCTATCCCCTATGCCCAGCGGTGCAGCCCGCGCCGTTCGCCATCAGCTTCGGCAATGCAACCCTGGATCTGGCGGATAGCAGCTTGATCGGCCTGGACCTGGAGGTGATGGCCTTCAGCGGACCGGCGCGGCCGGGCTTCACCCATACGGTGTGGGGAACCGTGCGCAACCTAGGCGGCCAGCAGAGCGGTGCGATCACGCTCACGGTGCAATTCGATGCCCAGATGAGCTTCAGCGGTGCTTGGCCGGCTCCGACTTCGGTGGCCGGCAGTCTCGTCACGTGGGATCTGCCCTTGCTCGGCGCCTTCGCGGAGCATGCATTCAGCCTCCAGCTGCAGGTGCCACCCGATGTGGGGCTGCTCGGCTTGCCCTTCTCCCATCAGGTGGAGGCCGTGCAGGCGCTGACCGAGGCGGAATCGTCGAACAACACTGCCTCCGTGGCGGGCGTATTCCAAGGGGCCTACGATCCCAATGACAAGACCGCATTCACCAGCAGCGGCTGGAGCGGGTCCCTCTTCTACCTCGGGGTGGACGAATGGGTCGACTACCGCATCCGCTTCCAGAACACCGGAACGGACACCGCCTTCACGGTGGTGGTGACGGATACCATCCCGGCAGCGCTCGACCTGACCACCTTCCACCAGGGAGTGGCATCGCACCCGTTCTCTGTCTCGATGAAGCCCGGGCGCGTGCTGGAATGGCGCTTCGCGGACATCCTATTGCCCGATAGCGGCACCAATGAGGCGGCCAGCCACGGGCTGGTCACGTTCCGCATCCGGCCGACCCTCCCGCTCGCGCCGGGCACCGAATGGGTGAATCGGGCCGATATCCTCTTCGACTTCAACCCACCGATCCGCACCAACGATGCCGTGCTCCTCGCAGAGTCGAGCACGGCCGTAGGCGATGCGGGAGGGGAGGTGCTGCATGCCTTTCCCAACCCGACGGATGAGGTCCTGTTCCTGGCCCGCCCCGTGGACTGCCAAGGAGGCACCGTCCGCATCCTCGGAGCCGATGGGCGATGGGTGGCGGAGCAGCCTTTCCGCGAGGCCATCGGGGTGGCGGACCTGGTGCCGGGCGCTTACACCGTGGTACTGCTCGGCCAGGATGGGGGCATCCATCGGGCCCGTTTCGTGAAGCGGTAGCCGCCCGGTCACCCTCTCGGACATTCCGATCTTAGCGCCGCGGGCAACGCGGAATGTGGCGGCCGCGTCATCCGCCTCCATGTTCGCCAAGCGCATCAAGCGGACCATCCTGGAGGTCCTCCGCGGTGGGGAGGACCTCGACTTCACCGCCATGGGCGTGAAGCGGGCCATTGCGCTGCTCAGCGTACCCATGGTGCTGGAGATGGCCGGCGAAGCGCTCTTCGCCCTGGTCGATGTGTTCTTCGTGAGCCGCGTGAGCATGGATGCCGTGGCCACCGTGGGCCTTACCGAGAGCGTGATGACCATCATCTACTCGCTCGCCTGGGGCATGGGCATGGGCATTACCGCGGTGGTGGCGCGCCGCACCGGCGAGAAGGATGCGGGGGGGGCATCGCGCGCAGCGTTGCAGGGCGTGATCCTCGCCACCGCCATTGGATTGGCCATCGCCGTGCCGGGCATGCTGTTCGCTTCCAACATCCTACGCCTCATGGGCGCCGATGCAGCGGTGGTCCGCACGGGGAGCGGCTATACCGCGATCCTGTTCGGCAGCAACGTGGTCATCCTGCTGCTCTTCAGCATCAACGCGATCTTCCGCGGAGCCGGCAACGCGCTCATGGCCCTGTGGTCGCTCTGGCTGGCCAACATCGTCAATTGCATCCTCGACCCGCTGCTGATCTTCGGCATCGGGCCTTTGCCCGAGATGGGGCTCACGGGCGCCGCGGTGGCGACTTCCATCGGGCGCGGCTGCGGGGTGCTGCTCCAGCTCTGGTACCTCTTCAGGCCGGCCGGCCGCGTGTCGCTGCGGGGCGTGCCGCTACGGGTCAACCTGGGCGTAATGGCGAACATCATCAAGGTTTCCTTCTGGGGCACCGTGCAGTTTCTCATCCCCAGCGGCAGCTGGATGTTCCTTGTCCGCATCGTATCGAGCTTCGGCAGCCCGGCCGTGGCGGGTTACACCATCGCGGTGCGGATGATCATCTTCAGCCTGCTGCCCGCGTGGGGCATGGCCAACGCCGCCAGCACGCTTGTGGGGCAGAACCTGGGTGCGCGCCAGCCCGAACGGGCAGCGCGCAGCGCCTGGCTCTGCGGCCATTACAATATGGCCTTCATGGTGTCGGTGGCGGTGTTCTTCTGGATCGCAGCGCCCTGGCTGATCGCATTCTTCACCACGGATGCCGCTGTTGCATCGTTCGGCATCGATGCGCTGCGGATCATCTGCCTGGGCTACTTCTTCTATGGCTACGGCATGGTGCTGGCCCAGGCCTTCAATGGTGCGGGCGATACGCTGACGCCCACCTGGATGAACGTGATCTGCTTCTGGGTGCTGGAGATCCCGCTGGCCTGGTTCCTCGCGCGGTACCTGGGTTGGGGGCCGAATGGCGTATTCGCCTCCGTGGCCATCAGCGAAAGCGCATTGGCCCTTCTGAGCGGCTACCTGTTCAGGATGGGCCGCTGGAAGCTGGTGAAGGTGTGATCCGTCCGTGCTTCGCCGACGCATGGAGCTGCATCCCAGCAGGCATCGGCTGCCTTTGCGTCGGGTGCCACGGGTGCACGGCCTGCTGCGGTCACCGGGCCTCGAATCCCTTCGGCCGACCGGCCTTGTACCACTTCAGGAGCGTGTCGATCATGTGCTCCATCTTGCGGTCATCGGCCCAAGTGGCCCGGAACACGAGGCGGCCGTCCTTGTCGATGAGGTAGGCTCCGTTGGGCGCCCGGCCATAGGCGTTGAATACGGCGTCATCGAGCCCATCGATGAGTACGGGGATCGTGCCCAGCTGCGCGAACTCCTTGGCATAGGCCGCCTTCTCTGTCTCGCTCTTGGGCTGCGGATAGAGGCGGAAGCGCTTGCGGTCGGCCGGGTGCAGCTCCGGGCCATAGATCACGAAGAGGTCCACATCGGGTTCCTTCGCATATTTCTTCGCGAGCTTGCTCCAGCGCTCGATCTGCATGCGCGCGGGCGGATTGCTGATGCTGCCGAACATGAAGGCCCGTATACGGCCATCGCGGCCGCGCAGGTGGTAGCGCGCATCCTCCTGCGCCACGGGCAGCGTGAAGTCGTGCGTGCGCGGATCCATTCCGTGTCCCTCGCTGTAGGCCCGCAGCTCGCGGATGGTCTGGCGCATCACCTTGTCCCAGTTCATCCGCCAGATGCTCACCTGCTTGCGCATGGCCTTGATCTCGGCCTTGGTGTATGCGTTGAGGTAGTAGTCGAGGTCATCATGGAACACCAGGGCGCTATCGGTGGCGTACCATGACGGGTCCCAATTGTTGAGTTGGGCGTTCGCTGACACCGGCAGCAGGAGGAGGAGAAGGAGCAGGGCGCGCATGGGCTCGGCCAAAAGTAGGGGCACCGCTGTGATGGAGGTCACTGGAAAGGGGCTTGGCATGCGCGAACTTTGCGCCATGAAGCGATGGATGTGGTATGCGGTGTTCCTCACCGTGGGCGCAGGGGCCGGTTGGGCGTATTGGAACTGGTACGGCTGCATCGATGGCTGCGCGATCACCGGCCGGTGGTGGACGAGTTCGGCTTACGGCGCCATCATGGGCTACCTGCTCGTGGGCATGGTGCTGCCCCAGCGCCGCGCTTCGCAGGGACCCGGCGACGCCAAGCCTTGACCCTGCCCTGGGCCACGGGTGGTGTGGCCGCACCGGTCGAGCGGCAGCTGGCAGGCCTGCTTCTCAGGCTGGTTTGGTCGGATTCCGGGAACCCGGCTTGCTTGGCCCCGAATGGCCTTGCCCAGTAATGGGCAGATTGATGCCAGTCATCGCGCAAAGGCGGTTCGGTCGGGTACCTTCAGTGCGTGAAGTATTGACACCTGATCGATGTCCGGTTCATCAGCTTCACCTTCTTACCGAGGAATGGGGAGGACCCGCGGGAGTGAAGCCGGTCACCGATCCAAACCGATCGAGGCCATGAAAACGCAGAAGTTGTTATCGATAGCCGCAGCGTTGGCGTTCCATTTCCCTGCGGCCGTTGCATCTGTTCCAGGCAACTTGCATCTGGACGGCTTGGTCATCGTGCGGGGCGACCGCAACGCACCCGCACGCGTGGTTATCACGAGCATGAGCTCGACGAGCATCGTGATGGAAGGGATATCCGGGCGGTTCGAACTCGAGCTTGCGCTCGAGGGCACATACGTCATCAGCTTCGAGCGGGTGGATATGGTGACCAAGCTGGTCTGCTTCGACACCCATGTGCCCGCCGGCCAAGCTGATCGAGCCTTTGAATTCCCTTTCCAGGTCACCTTGTTCCATTCGGGCTGGAACGGCGTCACCGCATATGCGGGTCCCGTCGGGCATGTCCACTACGATGAGGGCAAGGCGGATTTCGTGCATCGCACGGATTATAAGGCCGTACCGGGTTCCAAGGAAGAGCGTGCGTGGGCCGAGCTCGTCGCGAAGCAGGGCAGCGATGCGCCCCGCCCAACCTCATTGACGCCGATGGCAGCGGCCGAGCTGAAGTGGGAGCGACACGGGAAGCGTGGAGGCCTATGGGTGGGGAAGGCCATTGATGAGGATGGCAGGCTCCTGGCCCAGGGGCAGTTCATCGATCCGGGACTCACCGAGATGCACGGCGATTTCGTGCACTACTACACCAATGGCCGGGTGGAGAGCAGAGGCCGGTTCGAGCACGGCCGCAAGACGGGTGTCTGGGAGCGGTTCGATGCGGGCGGGAAACCGCTGGCGGAGCGGATCTACGATCACGGTGCATGGGACCGGACCACGGGAACGCAAGCCGGAACGGCGGAGTCCTCCGATGACGGTGATTCCATGATGCGCAGCGCCGGGCATGCAGCGATGGCATCCCCTTCGAACATTGAGATGCCGACGGCTCCCATGCCCCGCATTGCGTCTCAGCCCACGAACGGTGCCGCGCCGTCGGTGCGCCGTGCGGCGGAGACCGAGGAAGGATCCGGTTCACGAGCCGCCGATGCGATGGGGGGCATCGTGCCAACCGGCCGCCTGGTCAGAGGCGGCCGCATCACCGGGGTTGAGTCCCCCATGCCGTCGACGGAAGGACGGGGTCGATGGGAAGAGCTCCACATCGATCGCTTGCGCGTGATCACCGTGGTGCGGCTGGTCGAGCCGAGCGGGCACGTCAGTGAGTACCGCCGTGTCGCGGACCGCCATGGCTCGGTGGTCTACTTCAAGGATGGTCTCAATATCCCGGAAGGCGCCTATCATGCCGCCACAGGGCGGTGAAGGCGCATCAGCCAAGAAAGGCCACCTCCACCCATTCCTCGGGAGAGAGACGGAGCTCGCGCAACCTCAATTCCACGGTCCAGGAGGTGACGGGGGCATCTTCCCTCAGTTCCACGGGCCTGTAGGGCCACCGTGTGATGTTGAGGAAGACCGGCTCGGGCCAGCTGTCATTGTAAAGCAGCGCGAAGCGAAGGGCTTGATGGTCGACCACCAGCTTCCGGCCGTCCGGCCCGTTCGCGATGGTGGTGACCACCAAGGCGGTGCGGTAGAGGCGCTGCTGCCAGTCGGTGCCGGGGGTACGGAAGAGCGCCTGGCGGAATTCGAGGCGCGGCATGCTGGCGCCCGCGAATCGGGCCACGGGCTGCGCGGCAGTGAGGCGGACGTGTTGAAGCGCCATCTCCTCAGAACTGCCAGCGCAGCTGCACCTTCAGATCGCTGCGCACGTTGCCGCTGACCTCTTGAAGCCCGCTGCTCACGGAGCGTTGGTCCTGGTAGATCCAGGCGCCGTAGCGCACCCAGAGGTCCACGCCCCGAAGCGGATTCAGGCGGGCCATGGCGTACCAGCGGATGCCGCGGCCGTAATAGGCCGGT
Protein-coding regions in this window:
- a CDS encoding carboxypeptidase-like regulatory domain-containing protein, which gives rise to MDAVTREPLRGSTVEALDLKWGRRLEAAAGDSGRYALDLGRNGEWEVTYAAPGYASKRLRILLVGIPPEDWAGGFGMHVDMTMLPEAAGVDYALFDEPFGIARYNADSARLEWDMAHTERMRERQRQRLEAIMPTAR
- a CDS encoding flagellar motor protein MotB; the encoded protein is MARTGITLLFIGASALLGTACVSKKKYLAIKGSNETLHNKLDECNRALDGCRGQAAVLEARLAEVENKNQHLKDQVAQLNGTNAALLNSVNQMATLSQKEAANLERSLEQIREQDLRIRTLQEALTKKDSVTLALVVSLKSSLGNLNDTDVVVNVEKSVVFISLSDKMLFRSGSTELSPRAREVLAKVATVLNDKPEMEVLVEGHTDNVPISRDCFRDNWDLSASRAVTITRVLQRDYNVDPARITAAGRSEYVPLAANDTAEGRSANRRIRIVILPKLDQFYGMIEDGLKKASLE
- a CDS encoding metallophosphoesterase translates to MPMLRLLGLLWCAAGVAAAAQPIRRGPYLQAPSHNAVTILWRTAMAGTTRLWLGPHPDSLTLHTGQGSIVSNEHRVRLTGLQPATTYYYAVGNHQGMLAGGDAAHRFRTFPPAGSTDTVRVWALGDFGKGNPQQVAVKQAFEAHPDARRTDAWIWLGDNVYNEGLLSEYDEKVFALEGFSDIFSWLPFFPAPGNHDYVEVWRRSALLGIPYSNIPLDDHEGPYYDLFEMPGQGECGGFPSGHELFYSFDLGDAHFISLNSEVYDLLGTSDGIDAMVEWLQQDLAANSRRFTIAYLHQPPYSKGSHDSDNWAERVMIAMRERVIPVLEAFDVDLVLGGHSHVYERSHLIHGHYGPSSTFDPGAMLRDGSGGHPLSPYVKDTLAGTPDGTVYVVCGNGGASEGGSPLDHPVMAAADGGSGVCGSFLIELVGDRLTGTYLKGDGSVGDRFALRKGQPAVAMGEAGPKGVVGAYPNPAKDVLHVTYTGAGPPVQYRLLDETGRTVRSGRVTAPRITIDILDLAPGAYELMVEESTHREVRRIVVER
- a CDS encoding OmpA family protein codes for the protein MLRSSSLAALALAAAPLHAQNLFERTVAHDTMPNLVPNPGFEEVVRTSCVWTTDPSKFAANVVGWSSPTQTTPDHFSTTLDPECWAHPRKHSEGKQGPHAGTGMVGVKIYGKGNTPTYWHEYVQAELKEPLQAGVRYIAECWALRAVKSNEASNNIGILLADAPVSTRDCLPLYMTPQVNEEKLVKGGWHKVRGVFEATGAERFVLIGNFYGDEATLHERQPNGERGGYYFIDDVSVRVAPPGTALTPKPKPSVPPPPRPVVPDHVSSTQVDIHQVEPAVGTRVRLDNVQFAFDRAELLPGYEKELDKLVDLMTDFPFLRVEIEGHTDDQGSDDYNLKLSDARAKAVVDYLLKKKVEKERLSWKGYGESRPLAPNDGEANRAINRRVEFRVIER